Proteins from a genomic interval of Cyprinus carpio isolate SPL01 chromosome A21, ASM1834038v1, whole genome shotgun sequence:
- the bhmt gene encoding betaine--homocysteine S-methyltransferase 1, whose translation MAPVGSKRGVLERLGAGEVVIGDGGFVFALEKRGYVKAGPWTPEAAAEHPEAVRQLHREFLRAGSNVMQTFTFYASDDKLENRGNKLTFTGQQINEAACDLAREVANEGDALVAGGVSQTPSYLSCKSEDEVKKIFKKQIDVFIQKNVDFLIAEYFEHVEEAEWAVQVLKATGKPVAATLCIGPEGDMHGVTPGECAVRLVKPGADIVGVNCHFDPMTCVKTVAMMKAGVEKAGLKAHYMTQPLAYHTPDCSCQGFIDLPEFPFALEPRILTRWEMQHYAREAYKAGIRYIGGCCGFEPYHIRAVAEELATERGILPEASEKHGMWGSGLEMHTKPWVRARARRDYWERLKPASGRPLCPSMSTPDGWGVTKGHAELMQQKEATTAEQLRPLFQKADCKH comes from the exons ATGGCACCAGTCGGATCAAAGAGG ggtgttCTGGAGCGCCTGGGCGCGGGTGAGGTGGTCATCGGAGACGGAGGCTTCGTGTTCGCGCTGGAGAAGAGAGGATACGTGAAGGCCGGACCCTGGACACCAGAGGCCGCTGCGGAGCACCCGGAGGCCG TGCGACAGCTGCACAGGGAATTCCTGCGAGCCGGGTCAAATGTCATGCAGACGTTCACTTTCTACGCCAGCGACGACAAACTGGAGAACAGAGGGAACAAGCTGACTTTCACT GGCCAGCAGATCAACGAGGCCGCCTGCGATCTGGCCAGAGAAGTGGCCAATGAGGGTGATGCTCTGGTGGCGGGCGGAGTCTCGCAGACACCCTCCTACCTCAGCTGCAAGAGCGAAGACGAGGTCAAGAAGATCTTCAAGAAGCAGATCGACGTCTTCATCCAGAAGAACGTGGACTTCCTGATCGCCGAG TACTTCGAGCATGTGGAGGAGGCTGAATGGGCCGTCCAGGTTCTGAAGGCAACAGGAAAGCCTGTAGCAGCCACCCTATGTATTGGACCTGAAGGAGACATGCATGGAGTGACACCTGGAGAGTGTGCGGTCAGACtggtcaaa CCAGGCGCTGATATTGTGGGTGTGAACTGTCACTTTGACCCCATGACCTGTGTGAAGACCGTGGCCATGATGAAGGCCGGCGTGGAGAAAGCTGGTCTGAAAGCACATTATATGACGCAGCCGCTGGCGTATCACACACCAGACTGCAGCTGCCAGGGATTCATCGACCTGCCAGAGTTCCCCttcg CTCTGGAGCCGCGGATCCTCACACGCTGGGAGATGCAGCATTACGCCAGAGAGGCCTATAAGGCGGGAATCCGTTACATCGGCGGCTGCTGCGGGTTCGAGCCGTACCACATCCGCGCCGTGGCCGAAGAGCTGGCAACCGAGAGAGGAATCCTGCCCGAAGCCTCTGAGAAACACGGCATGTGGGGCAGCGGCCTGGAGATGCACACCAAACCCTGGGTCCGAgccag GGCCCGTCGTGATTACTGGGAGCGGCTGAAGCCGGCGTCCGGTCGCCCGCTGTGTCCCTCCATGTCCACTCCTGACGGCTGGGGGGTCACCAAAGGTCACGCCGAGCTCATGCAGCAGAAGGAGGCCACGACCGCGGAGCAGCTGCGCCCGCTCTTCCAGAAAGCCGACTGCAAACACTGA
- the dmgdh gene encoding LOW QUALITY PROTEIN: dimethylglycine dehydrogenase, mitochondrial (The sequence of the model RefSeq protein was modified relative to this genomic sequence to represent the inferred CDS: substituted 2 bases at 2 genomic stop codons): MSRILNTFNALVRQDFRRKTLRVFARSLATADGDPPGVLGKRLKDSAETVVIGGGCVGVSLAYHLAKAGQKDVVLLEKSELTAGSTWHAAGLTTYYHPGINLKKIHYYSIKLFEQLEAETGQAVGFHQPGSIRLASTPVRVDELKYQMTRTHWHPTPQFLIGPEKIQQLFPLLNMDKVLAGLYNPGDGHIDPYSLTMALAAGARMYGAQIYYPAPVTGLTPTADGRWDVQTPHGTIRANRIVNATGFWARELGQMIGFQHPTIPVHHQYVVTATVPEVKALKTELPVIRDLEGSYYLRGVXDGLIFGDYEKEEKMKLQDSWVRDGVPPGFGKELFESDLDRIMDHVERAMEMVPVLKNADIINIVSGPITYTPDLLPMIGPHQGARNYWTAIGFGYGIIHSGGVGRFLSDWIMSGGSWFVILGFDSXRYTHWTSVPYLCAKARESYGFNNVVGYPKEERFAGRPTDRVSGVYELLKDRCSMGFHAGWEQPHYCHKPGDNTGYKPSFRRTNWFGPVGRECKLVMEGVGVIDLSPFGKFIVKGEDSHRLLDRLFANTLPKVGQTNISHMLTPRGRVYAEVTVTQTAPGEFLLITGSGSELHDLRCVSREVCDGGYHVSVSNVTDEIGVLGIAGPKSRMVLQKLTDEDMSDTGFRFLHCRSMQLAGVPLRAIRISYTGELGWELYMDMQNMSTVYQALMEAGRDENIDNFGTYAMSSLRLEKGFRAWGAEMNCDTNPLEAGLDYFIKLNKPAEFVGKQALLEIKAQGLSRRLVFLTLHTDDIDPEGNETVWHNGEVVGNTTSGSYSYSTQQSLAFAYLPLHLTHVGQKVEVELLGQKHPATVTQEPLVLTEPTRTRLQKKKRSV; this comes from the exons atgtcgcgaatattaaacacttttaacGCTCTCGTGAGGCAAGACTTCAGGAGAAAAACACTGCGCGTTTTTGCGCGGAGCCTCGCGACAGCTGACGG AGATCCTCCCGGGGTTCTGGGGAAGCGTCTGAAGGACTCGGCGGAGACTGTGGTCATCGGTGGCGGGTGTGTCGGGGTCAGTCTGGCGTATCATCTGGCCAAAGCCGGACAGAAGGACGTGGTGCTGCTGGAAAAGTCCGAGCTGACGGCCGGGTCCACATGGCACGCG GCGGGACTCACCACATACTATCATCCAGGCATTAATCTGAAGAAGATTCATTATTACAGCATTAAACTCTTCGAGCAGCTCGAGGCTGAGACGGGACAG GCCGTGGGCTTCCATCAGCCTGGCAGCATCAGACTGGCGTCGACTCCGGTTCGAGTGGATGAGCTCAAATATCAGATGACCAGAACACACTGGCACCCGACGCCACAGTTCCTCATCGGCCCCGAGAAGATCCAGCAGCTCTTTCCTCTGCTAAACATGGACAAG GTGTTGGCGGGTCTTTATAATCCGGGTGACGGTCACATCGACCCGTATTCTCTGACGATGGCTCTGGCGGCGGGAGCGCGAATGTACGGCGCTCAGATCTATTATCCCGCTCCTGTCACAGGCCTCACTCCGACCGCCGACGGCAGATGGGACGTCCAGACGCCACACGGAACCATACGAGCCAATCGCATCGTCAATGCCACAG GGTTCTGGGCGCGTGAACTGGGTCAGATGATCGGTTTCCAGCACCCCACCATCCCAGTGCATCACCAGTACGTCGTCACGGCGACAGTTCCCGAGGTGAAGGCGCTGAAGACGGAGCTTCCTGTGATCCGGGATCTGGAGGGCTCGTATTACCTGCGTGGGGTGTGAGATGGGTTGATTTTTGGGGATTACGAGAAGGAGGAGAAGATGAAGCTGCAGGACTCGTGGGTCAGAGACGGAGTTCCTCCAG GTTTCGGTAAGGAGCTGTTTGAGTCCGATCTGGACCGGATCATGGATCATGTGGAGAGGGCTATGGAGATGGTGCCGGTTCTGAAGAACGCTGACATCATCAACATTGTGTCTGGACCGATCACATACACACCTGACCTGCTGCCCATGATCGGACCGCACCAGGGAGCCAGAAACTACTGGACCGCCATCGGCTTCGG GTATGGTATCATTCACTCTGGAGGAGTGGGGAGGTTTCTGAGCGACTGGATCATGAGCGGTGGGTCGTGGTTTGTGATCTTGGGTTTTGACTCATAGCGCTACACTCACTGGACCAGCGTCCCGTACCTGTGCGCCAAAGCCAGAGAGTCCTACGGCTTCAACAACGTCG TGGGTTACCCAAAGGAGGAGCGCTTCGCGGGTCGCCCGACCGACCGGGTCAGCGGCGTCTATGAGCTGCTGAAGGACAGATGCTCCATGGGCTTCCACGCAGGATGGGAGCAGCCGCATTACTGCCACAAACCCGGAGACAACACGGGATACAA ACCCAGCTTCAGAAGGACTAACTGGTTCGGGCCGGTCGGCCGCGAGTGTAAACTGGTGATGGAGGGCGTGGGTGTGATTGACCTTTCACCTTTTGGGAAGTTCATCGTTAAAGGAGAAGATTCGCATCGGCTGCTCGACCGGCTGTTCGCCAACACACTGCCAAag GTGGGTCAAACCAACATCAGTCACATGTTGACCCCACGAGGGCGTGTCTACGCCGAGGTCACGGTTACCCAGACTGCACCTGGAGAGTTTCTGCTCATCACAGGCTCCGGGTCAGAGCTGCACGATCTGCggtgcgtctctc GCGAGGTGTGTGACGGCGGGTATCACGTGAGCGTGTCTAACGTGACGGATGAGATCGGTGTTTTGGGCATCGCTGGGCCGAAATCACGGATGGTTCTTCAGAAGCTGACAGATGAAGACATGAGTGACACGGGCTTCAGATTCCTGCACTGCAGGTCCATGCAGCTCGCCGGCGTTCCCCTCCGCGCCATACGCATATCCTACACAG gtgagttGGGGTGGGAGCTCTACATGGACATGCAGAACATGTCAACGGTGTATCAGGCTCTGATGGAAGCAGGACGAGACGAGAACATTGATAACTTCGGCACATACGCCATGAGCTCCCTGAGACTGGAGAAGGGCTTCAGAGCCTGGGGAGCTGAG atgAACTGCGACACGAATCCTCTAGAAGCCGGTTTGGACTATTTCATCAAACTCAATAAG CCCGCAGAGTTCGTGGGTAAACAGGCTCTGCTGGAGATCAAGGCTCAGGGTTTGAGCCGGCGGCTGGTGTTCCTCACGCTGCACACAGACGACATCGACCCGGAGGGAAACGAGACGGTCTGGCACAACGGAGAG GTGGTGGGGAACACCACGTCAGGATCGTACAGCTACAGCACGCAGCAGAGCCTGGCCTTCGCTTACCTGCCCCTGCACCTGACTCACGTGGGGCAGAAGGTGGAAGTGGAGCTTCTGGGTCAGAAACACCCGGCCACAGTCACTCAGGAGCCGCTCGTGCTCACAGAACCCACTAGAACCCGCCTGCAGAAGAAGAAGCGGAGCGTGTGA
- the arsb gene encoding arylsulfatase B translates to MTVRKLALCFLLVSVSSVAAKPPNVVLILADDFGWNDVGYHGSEIRTPHLDHLSERGVRLENYYVQPLCTPSRNQLMTGRYQIHTGLQHQIIWPCQPYCVPLDEKLLPELLQDAGYHTHMVGKWHLGMFRKACLPTRRGFSSFFGYLTGSEDYFNHTRCSFITPLNVTRCALDLRDGEDAAVNYTGLYSTELFTQRATDIITRHTPEKVLFFVSVVFLCLCCCRRFCVACVFPVCGSAGCCFIKDQRRREYAGMVSAMDEAVGNISRALQDSGLWNNTVLIFSTDNGGQTLTGGNNWPLRGRKWSLWEGGVRGVAFVSGPLIEQPGAVSRELIHVSDWLPTIVGLAGASTNGTKPLDGFNVWDAISRGKASPRVELLHNIDPLYVDTAPCPGEEVSGEFLEESLRSSAPRPTALGSHAEFNISVHAAIRYKNWKLLTGYPGCPLWFAPPGGRPLEASEPLKQVMLFDIEKDPEEREEVSHQRPEVVSFLLRRLQQYQKQAVPIVYPPDDPHCDPETTGAWGPWE, encoded by the exons ATGACTGTGAGGAAGCTCGCGCTGTGTTTTCTGCTCGTTTCTGTCTCAAGTGTCGCGGCCAAACCGCCGAATGTCGTGTTGATTTTGGCAGATGATTTCGGCTGGAATGATGTGGGCTACCACGGCTCTGAGATCCGGACTCCTCATCTGGACCACCTGTCCGAGCGCGGGGTTCGGCTGGAGAACTACTACGTCCAGCCGCTGTGCACTCCGTCCCGGAACCAGCTGATGACCGGCCGCTACCAG attcaCACGGGTCTGCAGCACCAGATCATCTGGCCGTGTCAGCCCTACTGTGTTCCTCTGGACGAGAAGCTGCTGCCCGAGCTGCTGCAGGACGCTGGCTACCACACACACATGGTGGGCAAGTGGCATCTGGGCATGTTCAGGAAGGCCTGTCTGCCCACGCGCCGAGGATTCAGCAGCTTCTTCG gttACCTGACGGGTTCGGAGGACTACTTCAATCATACCAGGTGCAGTTTCATCACTCCTCTGAACGTGACGCGCTGCGCTCTGGACCTGCGAGACGGCGAGGACGCAGCTGTGAATTACACTGGACTCTACTCCACTGAACTCTTCACCCAGAGAGCCACGGACATCATCACACGACACACACCTgagaaa gttttattttttgtttctgtggtttttttgtgtttgtgttgttgcaGGCGGTTTTGTGTTGCTTGCGTTTTTCCTGTATGTGGGTCTGCAGGCTGTTGCTTCATCAAGGACCAGCGGCGGCGCGAGTACGCAGGGATGGTCTCGGCCATGGACGAGGCGGTGGGCAACATCAGCCGAGCGCTGCAGGACTCAGGGCTCTGGAACAACACCGTCCTCATTTTCTCAACAG ATAACGGAGGTCAGACCCTGACAGGAGGAAATAACTGGCCTCTGCGTGGCAGGAAGTGGTCTCTGTGGGAGGGCGGAGTCAGGGGCGTGGCTTTTGTGAGCGGCCCACTCATAGAGCAGCCTGGAGCTGTCAGTCGAGAGCTCATCCACGTCTCTGATTGGCTGCCTACGATTGTGGGTCTGGCCGGGGCGTCGACGAACGGAACCAAACCTCTGGACGGGTTCAACGTGTGGGACGCTATCAG tCGCGGCAAAGCGTCTCCTCGAGTCGAGCTTCTGCACAACATCGACCCGCTGTATGTGGACACCGCTCCAT GTCCTGGAGAGGAGGTGTCGGGTGAGTTTCTGGAGGAGTCTTTGCGCTCGTCAGCGCCTCGGCCCACCGCTCTTGGCTCTCACGCAGAGTTTAACATCTCAGTTCACGCCGCCATTCGTTACAAGAACTGGAAGCTTCTCACCGGTTACCCAG GTTGTCCTCTGTGGTTTGCGCCCCCTGGTGGGCGTCCGCTGGAGGCGTCGGAGCCGCTGAAGCAGGTGATGCTGTTCGACATCGAGAAGGATCCCGAGGAGCGTGAGGAGGTGTCCCATCAGCGGCCGGAGGTGGTGTCCTTCCTGCTCAGACGCCTGCAGCAGTACCAGAAGCAGGCCGTACCCATCGTCTATCCCCCCGACGACCCACACTGTGACCCTGAAACCACCGGAGCCTGGGGACCCTGGGAATGA